A stretch of Acidimicrobiales bacterium DNA encodes these proteins:
- a CDS encoding cytochrome P450, protein MTTIPPLDEIDLSGMEFWELSQADRAEVFKQFRAQDPFPFFEEPENPLGPNGPGYYVLTRHADVVTASKTPELFCSGQGATGPLDQGEQVNEFFGSMINMDDPKHKRLRGLVSAGFTPRQLERAMDAVEQAGIELASRLREKGEFDFVQDYAAPLPLKIICDMMGIPESQYGFVLEQSNIILGASDPDFAQEGDDLLGMVMGAGIGLAQLMGELGAQRLENPTDDLTTALMTAELDGERLTEQELASFFILLLVAGNETTRNAISWGLHFLTENPDQRALWEDDFDGLAPTAVEEIVRLASPVISMRRTVTTDGAELGGRTWNAGDKLILSYWAANRDEAVFADPLRFDLTRKDNPQVGFGAPGPHFCLGAHLARREITVAFRELFKQVPTIHATGDPAVLRSSFINGVKRLPAAV, encoded by the coding sequence ATGACGACGATTCCGCCGCTCGACGAGATCGACCTCTCCGGCATGGAGTTCTGGGAGCTCTCCCAGGCCGATCGCGCCGAGGTGTTCAAGCAGTTCCGGGCCCAGGACCCGTTCCCGTTCTTCGAGGAACCGGAGAACCCGCTGGGTCCGAACGGGCCCGGCTACTACGTGCTGACCCGCCACGCCGACGTGGTGACCGCCAGCAAGACGCCGGAGCTCTTCTGTTCGGGCCAGGGGGCGACGGGGCCGCTCGACCAGGGCGAGCAGGTGAACGAGTTCTTCGGCTCGATGATCAACATGGACGACCCGAAGCACAAGCGGCTGCGGGGCCTGGTGTCGGCGGGGTTCACGCCGCGTCAGCTGGAGCGGGCGATGGACGCGGTGGAGCAGGCCGGCATCGAGCTGGCATCCCGCCTGCGCGAGAAGGGCGAGTTCGATTTCGTGCAGGACTACGCGGCGCCGCTGCCGCTCAAGATCATCTGCGACATGATGGGCATTCCCGAGAGCCAGTACGGCTTCGTCCTGGAACAGTCGAACATCATCCTGGGGGCGAGCGATCCCGACTTCGCCCAGGAGGGCGACGACCTCCTCGGCATGGTCATGGGGGCCGGAATCGGCCTCGCCCAGCTGATGGGGGAGCTCGGCGCCCAGCGGCTCGAGAACCCAACCGACGACCTCACGACCGCACTCATGACCGCGGAGCTCGACGGCGAACGACTCACCGAGCAGGAGCTCGCCTCGTTCTTCATCCTGCTGCTCGTGGCCGGCAACGAGACCACCCGCAACGCGATCAGCTGGGGTCTGCACTTCCTGACCGAGAACCCCGACCAGCGGGCTCTCTGGGAGGACGACTTCGACGGCCTCGCCCCGACGGCGGTCGAGGAGATCGTGCGGCTCGCGTCGCCGGTGATCTCGATGCGCCGCACGGTGACGACCGATGGTGCCGAGCTCGGTGGCCGCACCTGGAACGCGGGCGACAAGTTGATCCTGAGCTACTGGGCGGCCAACCGTGACGAGGCCGTGTTCGCGGATCCGCTCCGGTTCGACCTCACCCGCAAGGACAACCCGCAGGTCGGCTTCGGCGCTCCCGGGCCTCACTTCTGCCTCGGCGCCCACCTCGCCCGTCGCGAGATCACCGTGGCGTTCCGTGAGCTGTTCAAGCAGGTGCCGACGATCCATGCCACGGGCGATCCCGCAGTGCTGCGCAGCAGCTTCATCAACGGCGTGAAGCGGCTCCCCGCCGCGGTCTAG
- a CDS encoding TIGR03620 family F420-dependent LLM class oxidoreductase, which produces MPDPGSRNSVTDALATTGVWFFTDMLTTEQSRETAARIESLGYSALWIPDTLGRDPFVNAATLLDATTDLIVATGIANIHMRHPGMMKQGAFSLAEQSGGRFVLGLGVSHAPMVEGLRQLPYDKPLSTMRTYVDAMNASMYMGVPPAEEPLTVLAALGPKMLAMAAEKTAGAHPYWTTPEHTAQAREIMGADALLCVEQKCVLTTDVDVAHETTRSQLSMYADLPNYRNNWIRLGFSEEEIESRDPRFLDAVMAWGDEAAIAERIQAHYDAGASHVCIQPIDPADRSQPDWTLLEALAPNAS; this is translated from the coding sequence ATGCCCGACCCCGGATCACGCAACTCCGTCACCGACGCGCTCGCCACCACCGGCGTGTGGTTCTTCACCGACATGCTCACCACCGAGCAGAGTCGGGAGACCGCCGCCCGCATCGAGTCGCTGGGCTACTCGGCGCTGTGGATCCCCGACACGTTGGGCCGCGACCCGTTCGTCAACGCCGCCACCCTGCTCGATGCGACCACCGATCTGATCGTCGCGACCGGCATCGCCAACATCCACATGCGTCACCCCGGGATGATGAAGCAGGGCGCGTTCAGCCTCGCCGAGCAGTCGGGCGGCCGCTTCGTGCTCGGGCTCGGCGTCTCCCACGCCCCGATGGTGGAGGGGCTGCGCCAACTCCCGTACGACAAGCCCCTGTCGACCATGCGGACCTACGTCGACGCGATGAACGCCTCGATGTACATGGGCGTGCCCCCCGCCGAGGAGCCCTTGACGGTGCTCGCCGCCCTCGGGCCGAAGATGCTCGCCATGGCCGCCGAGAAGACCGCGGGCGCCCACCCCTACTGGACGACGCCCGAGCACACGGCGCAGGCCCGCGAGATCATGGGCGCCGATGCGCTGTTGTGCGTCGAACAGAAGTGCGTCCTCACGACCGACGTCGACGTGGCCCACGAGACGACGCGCAGTCAGCTGAGCATGTACGCCGACCTGCCGAACTATCGCAACAACTGGATCCGTCTCGGGTTCAGCGAGGAGGAGATCGAGTCGCGCGATCCCCGCTTCCTCGACGCCGTGATGGCCTGGGGTGACGAGGCGGCGATCGCCGAACGGATCCAGGCGCACTACGACGCCGGCGCCAGCCATGTCTGCATCCAGCCGATCGACCCGGCCGACCGCAGCCAGCCCGACTGGACGCTCCTCGAGGCCCTCGCGCCGAACGCCTCATGA
- a CDS encoding phosphotransferase family protein, producing the protein MSDAPTGIDPGPVSAWLLERRPDLAAPFTFELITGGASNLTYRVTDASGTALVLRRPPTGHVLASAHDMAREHRIIAALQDTPVPVPPAVGLCQDDAVNGADFYVMGYVEGKIVFDLADGEAIEPALRPVMTNSLTDTLSALHALDPDEVGLGDLGRKEDYSARQLRRWKRQVDEGSDRDMPLFQELHDRFAAAIPPQQGAGIVHGDYRMDNCMMGHDGSVAAVLDWELCTLGDVLADVAGMAMWWGDDPRAQGRLGDVPTKADGFGSRVEMLERYGRSSERDISDLPWYVAFQHWRLAAISEGVRVRFAAGAMGDQQGAGDNDARASVDNLVQMADEILTAGSL; encoded by the coding sequence ATGAGCGACGCGCCGACCGGCATCGACCCGGGGCCTGTGAGCGCGTGGCTGCTCGAGCGCCGCCCCGACCTCGCCGCCCCGTTCACCTTCGAGCTGATCACCGGCGGCGCCTCCAACCTGACGTATCGGGTCACCGACGCATCCGGCACCGCACTCGTGCTGCGGCGGCCACCCACGGGCCATGTGCTCGCGTCGGCCCACGACATGGCGCGCGAGCACCGGATCATCGCGGCCCTCCAGGACACCCCGGTGCCGGTCCCGCCCGCAGTCGGGCTCTGTCAGGACGACGCCGTCAACGGCGCCGACTTCTACGTCATGGGCTATGTGGAAGGGAAGATCGTCTTCGACCTCGCCGACGGCGAGGCGATCGAGCCCGCCCTGCGGCCGGTGATGACGAACTCGCTGACCGACACCCTCTCGGCCCTCCACGCGCTCGACCCCGACGAGGTCGGTCTCGGCGACCTCGGGCGCAAGGAGGACTATTCGGCCCGTCAACTGCGCCGCTGGAAACGTCAGGTCGACGAGGGCAGCGATCGCGACATGCCGCTGTTCCAGGAACTGCACGACCGGTTCGCGGCCGCGATCCCTCCCCAGCAGGGCGCCGGCATCGTCCACGGCGACTACCGGATGGACAACTGCATGATGGGCCACGACGGTTCCGTCGCCGCCGTTCTCGACTGGGAGTTGTGCACGCTCGGCGACGTGCTGGCCGACGTCGCCGGCATGGCGATGTGGTGGGGCGACGACCCCCGCGCCCAGGGCCGCCTCGGCGACGTACCGACGAAGGCCGACGGCTTCGGCAGCCGCGTCGAGATGCTCGAGCGCTACGGCCGAAGCTCCGAACGCGACATCTCCGACCTCCCCTGGTACGTGGCGTTCCAGCACTGGCGCCTCGCCGCGATCAGCGAGGGCGTGCGGGTCCGGTTCGCGGCCGGCGCGATGGGCGATCAGCAGGGCGCGGGCGACAACGACGCCCGCGCGTCCGTCGACAACCTCGTGCAGATGGCCGACGAGATCCTGACCGCCGGCTCGCTCTAG
- the tpx gene encoding thiol peroxidase codes for MAEITLGGNPIHTNGELPTVGSAAPAFTLTKADFSSVSSAELAGQAIVLNIFPSIDTGICATSVRTFNERAADLDATILCVSADLPTAAGRFCGAEGIENVATASTFKNPEVLDDYGVRMTDGKLEGLAARSVVVIGADGYVSHAELVPEIAQEPDYDAAIAALG; via the coding sequence ATGGCTGAGATCACCCTCGGAGGCAACCCCATCCACACCAACGGCGAGCTGCCGACGGTCGGATCGGCGGCGCCGGCGTTCACCCTGACGAAGGCCGACTTCAGCTCGGTCTCCAGTGCCGAACTCGCCGGCCAGGCGATCGTGCTGAACATCTTCCCGTCGATCGACACGGGGATCTGTGCCACCAGTGTGCGGACGTTCAACGAGCGCGCCGCTGACCTCGACGCCACCATCCTGTGCGTCTCGGCCGACCTGCCGACGGCGGCGGGTCGGTTCTGCGGGGCCGAGGGAATCGAGAACGTGGCGACGGCCTCCACCTTCAAGAACCCCGAGGTGCTCGACGACTACGGCGTGCGGATGACCGACGGCAAGCTGGAGGGCCTGGCCGCCCGGTCCGTCGTGGTCATCGGCGCGGACGGCTATGTCTCCCACGCCGAGCTCGTCCCCGAGATCGCCCAGGAGCCCGACTACGACGCCGCGATCGCCGCGCTCGGCTGA